Proteins found in one Aquibium microcysteis genomic segment:
- the lptB gene encoding LPS export ABC transporter ATP-binding protein, with protein sequence MSLLSRLIGSNRVKEVAPVHRERLKGTLIARGLSKSYRGRSVVDGVSIGLRAGEAVGLLGPNGAGKTTCFYMVTGLVPVDAGTIEIDGFDVTDMPMYRRARLGIGYLPQEASIFRGLTVEQNIRAVLEVVEKNRRRREERLDELLEEFHIPHLRKSAAIALSGGERRRLEIARALASNPSFMLLDEPFAGIDPIAVSDIQQLVRHLTARGIGVLITDHNVRETLGLIDRAYILHAGQVLTHGPAAEIVENPDVRRLYLGEGFTL encoded by the coding sequence TTGTCCCTCCTTTCCAGACTGATCGGATCGAACCGGGTGAAGGAGGTCGCTCCGGTCCATCGCGAGCGACTGAAGGGCACGCTCATCGCGCGTGGTCTGTCCAAGAGCTATCGCGGTCGCTCCGTGGTCGACGGCGTTTCGATCGGTCTCAGGGCCGGCGAGGCGGTGGGGCTGCTCGGGCCGAACGGCGCCGGCAAGACCACCTGCTTCTACATGGTGACCGGACTGGTGCCCGTCGACGCGGGCACGATCGAGATCGACGGTTTCGACGTCACCGACATGCCGATGTATCGGCGCGCGCGGCTTGGCATAGGCTATCTTCCGCAGGAGGCCTCGATCTTCAGGGGCCTCACCGTCGAGCAGAACATCCGCGCCGTGCTCGAGGTCGTCGAGAAGAACCGTCGGCGCCGCGAGGAGAGGCTCGACGAACTTCTCGAGGAGTTCCACATTCCTCATCTGCGCAAGTCCGCTGCCATCGCATTGTCCGGCGGCGAGCGCAGACGCCTGGAGATTGCGCGGGCGCTCGCTTCCAATCCGAGCTTCATGTTGCTCGACGAGCCGTTTGCGGGCATCGATCCGATCGCCGTATCCGACATCCAGCAGCTCGTGCGTCATCTCACCGCGCGCGGCATCGGCGTGCTGATCACCGACCACAACGTGCGCGAGACGCTCGGGCTGATCGACCGCGCCTACATCCTGCACGCCGGCCAGGTCCTCACCCACGGGCCTGCTGCCGAAATCGTCGAGAACCCCGATGTCCGGCGGCTCTACCTCGGCGAGGGGTTTACGCTCTGA
- the sppA gene encoding signal peptide peptidase SppA, giving the protein MAPRADDIIDRRRIRRKLTFWRVATLLVAAAAIAAFGAWSMRETWPGQGRDHIAQVRIEGTITEDEELLERLERIAETDTVRGVILTIDSPGGTTAGGEAVYEAVRRIAEKKPVVAQVGTLAASAGYMIASASDHIVARKSSIVGSIGVLVQFPDLTGLMDKVGIKLEEVKSSPLKAEPSPFNPTTDEERAMIRAMIMDSYDWFVGLVTERRPLSRAEVLALADGSVFTGRQALERKLVDALGGEEQAVEWLKSKGVDAELEVREWKPANTGGFLIGQSFARIVADAIGLPASGSDVLRELGGERLFLDGLLSVWHPSPRATGEK; this is encoded by the coding sequence ATGGCGCCGAGAGCCGACGACATCATCGATCGCCGAAGAATCAGGCGCAAACTGACCTTCTGGCGGGTCGCCACCCTGCTCGTGGCCGCAGCTGCGATCGCAGCCTTCGGCGCCTGGAGCATGCGCGAGACCTGGCCGGGCCAGGGCCGCGATCATATCGCGCAGGTGCGTATCGAAGGCACGATCACCGAGGACGAGGAACTGCTCGAGCGACTGGAGCGGATCGCGGAGACCGACACCGTCCGGGGCGTCATCCTCACCATCGATTCCCCCGGCGGCACCACAGCAGGAGGCGAAGCGGTCTATGAGGCGGTCCGCCGGATCGCCGAGAAGAAGCCGGTGGTGGCACAGGTCGGTACTCTGGCGGCCTCTGCGGGCTACATGATCGCGAGCGCCAGCGATCATATCGTGGCGCGAAAATCGTCCATCGTCGGATCGATCGGCGTTCTGGTGCAGTTCCCGGACCTCACGGGACTGATGGACAAGGTCGGCATCAAGCTGGAGGAGGTGAAGTCGTCACCGCTGAAGGCGGAGCCGTCACCCTTCAATCCCACCACCGACGAGGAGCGCGCGATGATCCGCGCCATGATCATGGACTCCTACGACTGGTTCGTGGGCCTCGTCACCGAAAGACGCCCGCTTTCGCGCGCCGAAGTGCTGGCACTGGCCGACGGCTCCGTCTTCACGGGACGCCAGGCGCTGGAGCGCAAGCTGGTCGATGCGCTCGGCGGAGAGGAACAGGCGGTCGAGTGGCTGAAGAGCAAGGGCGTGGACGCCGAACTGGAGGTGCGGGAATGGAAGCCGGCAAACACCGGCGGCTTCCTGATCGGCCAGTCGTTCGCCAGAATCGTGGCGGACGCGATCGGACTTCCCGCGAGTGGCAGCGACGTCCTGCGCGAGCTTGGCGGAGAGCGCTTGTTCCTTGACGGTCTCCTGTCGGTCTGGCACCCTTCTCCGCGTGCGACCGGGGAAAAATAG
- a CDS encoding LptA/OstA family protein yields MTAMRKALYVAAVTLLAAAPVAAQQTKSNFGGLKIDGDKPIEIESDKLEVRDTDGVAIFTGNVNVVQGPTLMKAGRMTVYYARTEGAAASASATPGSGNIDRLEVDGKVYVKSDAQIATADQATFDMGTEILVMTGKEVVLTDGPNVIVGCKLTIRMTTGEATLDGCGAGQQEKGGRVKMLLQPKAAQ; encoded by the coding sequence ATGACGGCGATGCGCAAGGCACTCTATGTCGCGGCGGTGACGCTGCTTGCAGCGGCTCCGGTCGCCGCCCAGCAGACCAAGAGCAACTTCGGGGGCTTGAAGATCGATGGCGACAAGCCCATCGAGATCGAGAGCGACAAGCTGGAGGTGCGTGACACCGACGGTGTGGCCATCTTCACCGGCAACGTCAACGTCGTGCAGGGGCCGACGCTCATGAAGGCGGGCCGCATGACGGTCTACTACGCCCGTACCGAGGGGGCCGCCGCGTCTGCTTCCGCGACACCGGGCTCGGGCAATATCGACCGCCTCGAAGTGGACGGCAAGGTGTATGTCAAGTCGGACGCGCAGATCGCGACCGCCGATCAGGCGACGTTCGACATGGGCACGGAAATCCTGGTCATGACCGGCAAGGAGGTCGTGCTCACGGACGGACCCAACGTCATCGTCGGCTGCAAGCTCACCATCCGCATGACCACCGGCGAGGCAACGCTCGACGGCTGCGGCGCCGGCCAGCAGGAGAAGGGCGGCCGCGTGAAGATGCTGCTGCAGCCGAAGGCAGCGCAGTAG
- the lptC gene encoding LPS export ABC transporter periplasmic protein LptC, which translates to MTLGQPDRNRVDPCRPAPCAAGSSPKNNHIAMQCGEVRRRDIFSRRVVVLLPKRTGTEPTGLRMAISAAHHDAGRASLSPQDQRDEQFAGAMRHSRRVRFFKIALPLLSVAIAAGFAGYSWLLSPTSVAIVVDSSAVRDGKIVMANPKMTGFTSDNLPYAMNAARAVQELSRTGGIELEEIDAKIPIDAGKWAKIVAKTGIYDDESNSLRITSPMTIETSDGLTASLGPSEVDISQGKMRSPSPIRIQQNGATITANGLEVLDKGTVFVFEDKVRVQIDPRTVRGTSEGAGNGNAGQ; encoded by the coding sequence ATGACCCTCGGGCAACCGGACCGGAATCGCGTCGATCCGTGCCGACCGGCGCCCTGCGCGGCTGGAAGTTCACCCAAAAATAACCATATTGCGATGCAATGTGGCGAGGTACGGCGCCGCGACATCTTTTCGCGCCGGGTCGTCGTGCTACTTCCGAAACGGACAGGAACGGAACCGACCGGTCTAAGGATGGCGATCAGTGCTGCACATCATGATGCCGGGCGCGCTTCATTGAGCCCGCAGGACCAGCGCGACGAACAATTCGCCGGTGCTATGCGTCATTCGCGCCGGGTCCGCTTCTTCAAGATTGCGCTACCCCTCCTTTCCGTCGCGATCGCAGCCGGATTTGCGGGATACTCCTGGCTGCTTTCGCCGACGAGTGTCGCGATCGTGGTCGACAGTTCCGCTGTTCGCGATGGCAAGATCGTCATGGCCAACCCCAAGATGACCGGCTTCACGAGCGACAACCTTCCCTATGCGATGAACGCAGCAAGGGCGGTGCAGGAACTGTCGCGGACCGGCGGCATCGAACTGGAGGAGATCGACGCGAAAATCCCGATCGATGCCGGCAAGTGGGCGAAGATCGTGGCGAAGACGGGAATCTACGACGACGAGTCCAACTCGCTGCGCATCACCAGCCCGATGACGATCGAAACCTCGGACGGGCTGACGGCGTCTCTGGGGCCGTCCGAAGTCGACATCTCGCAGGGCAAGATGCGGTCGCCGAGCCCCATACGCATACAGCAGAACGGTGCGACGATCACCGCGAACGGCTTGGAAGTACTCGACAAGGGAACGGTCTTCGTGTTCGAGGACAAGGTGAGGGTGCAGATCGATCCGCGGACGGTCCGGGGAACGAGCGAAGGCGCCGGCAACGGAAACGCGGGGCAGTGA
- a CDS encoding ornithine cyclodeaminase family protein, with the protein MRMIDAAAVDRSLTYTGLVATLRAAFRDGAVQPVRHHHTIDRPDGAASTLLLMPAWSDFERAGTSDGGFVGIKIVTVSPDNNAIGKPAVMGLYLLLEGRTGEPLALMDGQRLTQWRTACASALAASFLARENAASLLVIGAGALSSFLARAHCAVRPIRRIRIWNRSPANAQKVVAGLSDLGLDISVASDLDAALAEADVISSCTISADPLVKGALLRPGTHVDLVGGFTPSMREADDDTVRRARVYVDTLAGATKEAGDIVQPLASGALSREAICGDLFGLTRGDVAGRGSPDDITLFKSVGAAIEDLAAAMSVYKSVSG; encoded by the coding sequence GTGCGCATGATCGATGCTGCGGCCGTCGACCGGTCGCTCACCTATACGGGGCTGGTGGCGACCTTGCGCGCGGCCTTCCGCGACGGTGCAGTGCAGCCGGTCCGGCACCACCATACGATCGACCGGCCTGACGGAGCGGCGTCCACGCTGCTCTTGATGCCGGCATGGAGCGATTTCGAGCGGGCGGGAACGTCCGACGGCGGTTTCGTCGGCATCAAGATCGTCACCGTCTCTCCCGACAACAATGCCATCGGCAAGCCGGCCGTGATGGGCCTTTACCTGCTTCTGGAAGGGCGCACCGGCGAGCCGCTCGCGCTGATGGACGGACAGCGCCTGACCCAGTGGCGGACGGCCTGCGCGTCTGCCCTGGCAGCCTCATTCCTGGCGCGCGAGAATGCAGCGTCGCTGCTCGTGATCGGTGCGGGCGCGCTGTCGTCCTTCCTTGCGCGCGCGCACTGCGCGGTGCGACCGATCCGCAGGATACGGATATGGAACCGGTCGCCAGCCAATGCACAAAAGGTGGTGGCCGGGCTTTCGGATCTGGGTCTGGACATATCCGTCGCATCTGATCTCGACGCGGCCCTGGCGGAGGCCGACGTGATCTCGTCCTGCACGATCTCGGCCGATCCGCTGGTCAAGGGGGCGCTGCTCAGGCCGGGGACCCATGTCGATCTCGTCGGCGGCTTCACGCCCTCGATGCGCGAGGCAGACGACGACACCGTGCGTCGCGCCCGCGTCTATGTCGACACGTTGGCCGGCGCGACGAAGGAAGCAGGCGACATCGTCCAGCCCCTCGCATCGGGCGCGCTGTCGCGCGAGGCGATCTGCGGCGACCTCTTCGGGCTCACGCGCGGCGACGTCGCGGGACGCGGGAGCCCGGACGACATCACGCTGTTCAAGTCTGTGGGTGCAGCCATCGAGGATCTGGCGGCCGCAATGTCGGTGTACAAGTCCGTGTCCGGCTGA
- the hpf gene encoding ribosome hibernation-promoting factor, HPF/YfiA family codes for MGLRISGKQMEMGESFRTRIDQRIEEAVSKYFDGGFSGHVTVEKAGARYSADCRIHLDTGMELQAEGRAMDPQLAFDAAAERIEKRLRRYKRRLKSHQSVSPADAVWTDVPYRVMAPAAEEDEEVPEDYAPAIVAETSLTLKTMSVAGAVIELDTKESPVQVFRNAGTGKVNIVYRRSDGNIGWIDPSAVAADGA; via the coding sequence ATGGGCCTGCGAATTTCCGGTAAGCAGATGGAGATGGGTGAATCGTTCCGCACCCGGATCGATCAACGCATCGAGGAAGCCGTCTCGAAGTATTTCGACGGTGGTTTTTCCGGACACGTCACGGTCGAGAAGGCCGGCGCGCGCTACTCCGCGGACTGCCGCATCCACCTCGACACGGGGATGGAACTTCAGGCCGAAGGGCGTGCGATGGATCCGCAGCTGGCATTCGATGCTGCGGCCGAACGAATCGAGAAGCGGCTGCGTCGCTACAAGCGCCGGCTCAAGTCGCACCAGTCGGTATCGCCCGCGGACGCGGTCTGGACCGACGTCCCCTACAGGGTCATGGCTCCCGCTGCCGAAGAAGACGAGGAGGTGCCGGAGGACTATGCGCCGGCCATCGTGGCCGAGACCTCGCTGACGCTCAAGACCATGAGCGTCGCCGGTGCCGTGATCGAACTCGATACGAAGGAGAGCCCCGTACAGGTGTTCCGCAATGCGGGCACGGGGAAGGTCAACATCGTCTATCGTCGCTCCGACGGTAACATCGGGTGGATCGATCCGTCCGCGGTGGCAGCTGACGGAGCCTGA
- a CDS encoding MDR family oxidoreductase translates to METFRAIVVSRGEDKKQSVAVTELSMADLMEGDVTVAVEATTVNYKDGLAITGLAPVIRRFPLVPGIDFAGTVTESSDPRWKAGDKVILNGWGVGETHCGAYAGLARVRGDWLVRLPDGMTAFDAMAIGTAGYTAMLCVMALQRHGIVPARGPVVVTGAAGGVGSVAISLLSRLGYHVIASTGRTSEEDYLKDLGAAEIIARDELSGPARPLGKERWAGGIDAVGSHTLANVLSMTSYGGAVAACGLAGGMDLPSSVAPFILRGVSLLGVDSVMAPRTLREEAWSRLAGELDRSKLAALSATIGFGGIIDAAKAIVEGKVRGRVVVDMGR, encoded by the coding sequence GTGGAAACGTTCAGGGCAATCGTGGTGTCGCGCGGCGAGGACAAGAAGCAGTCTGTCGCCGTAACCGAACTGTCCATGGCGGATCTCATGGAAGGCGACGTCACGGTCGCAGTCGAGGCCACCACCGTCAATTACAAGGACGGGCTGGCGATCACCGGCCTCGCGCCCGTCATCCGGCGTTTTCCGCTGGTGCCCGGCATCGATTTCGCGGGAACCGTCACGGAGTCCTCCGATCCGCGCTGGAAGGCCGGGGATAAGGTCATCCTCAACGGCTGGGGCGTGGGCGAGACCCATTGCGGAGCCTATGCCGGTCTGGCCCGCGTCAGAGGTGACTGGCTGGTGCGGCTGCCCGACGGCATGACGGCGTTCGACGCGATGGCGATCGGCACGGCCGGCTACACCGCGATGCTCTGCGTCATGGCGCTGCAGCGGCACGGGATCGTGCCCGCGCGCGGGCCGGTCGTGGTAACGGGTGCCGCCGGCGGCGTCGGCTCGGTCGCCATATCGCTGCTCTCCCGGCTGGGCTACCACGTGATCGCCTCCACGGGGCGCACGTCCGAGGAGGACTACCTGAAGGACCTCGGTGCGGCCGAGATCATCGCGCGCGACGAACTGAGCGGTCCTGCCCGCCCCCTCGGGAAGGAGCGGTGGGCGGGCGGGATCGACGCCGTCGGCAGCCACACGCTCGCCAACGTTCTCTCGATGACGTCCTACGGCGGTGCGGTGGCCGCCTGCGGTCTCGCCGGCGGAATGGACCTTCCGTCCAGTGTCGCGCCATTCATCCTGCGCGGCGTCTCGCTGCTCGGCGTCGATTCGGTCATGGCGCCCCGGACGCTGCGCGAAGAGGCCTGGTCGAGGCTCGCCGGCGAACTCGACCGGAGCAAGCTCGCCGCCCTCTCCGCCACGATCGGCTTCGGCGGCATCATCGACGCGGCGAAGGCCATCGTCGAGGGCAAGGTGCGGGGTCGGGTGGTGGTCGACATGGGCCGCTGA
- a CDS encoding LapA family protein, with the protein MLNRIIVVVILVPVAVVLIALAVANRQPASFTLDPFNPGNAALTLQLPLFVMLFLALIIGMVIGGGAAWLKQGRYRKEARAKRREVQNLLQQKQPVSATRGPSAGVPALHG; encoded by the coding sequence ATGCTGAATCGCATCATCGTCGTCGTCATACTCGTTCCCGTCGCGGTCGTGCTTATCGCGCTCGCAGTCGCGAACCGGCAACCGGCGAGCTTCACGCTCGATCCGTTCAATCCGGGGAACGCGGCACTGACCCTCCAACTGCCGCTTTTCGTCATGTTGTTCCTCGCGCTCATCATCGGGATGGTGATCGGGGGCGGGGCGGCCTGGCTGAAGCAGGGGCGCTATCGCAAGGAAGCGCGGGCCAAACGCCGCGAGGTCCAGAACCTGCTGCAGCAGAAGCAGCCCGTCTCGGCGACGCGCGGACCGTCGGCGGGCGTGCCTGCGCTGCACGGCTGA
- the lspA gene encoding signal peptidase II encodes MRLPAFLAVIVAGIGIDQWIKHLVETRMAMHELIDVLPFLGLFRIHNTGIAFSMFSGLDRMLLIGLAVAVMIFVGWLAARTDPAHVLARLGFALILSGAFSNNLIDRLLLGYVVDYILFHTPTWSFAVFNLADAFISVGAGLVILDEVILWRRHARQGAKGPGPGGG; translated from the coding sequence ATGAGGTTGCCAGCCTTCCTGGCCGTCATCGTGGCGGGTATCGGCATCGACCAGTGGATCAAGCATCTGGTCGAGACGCGCATGGCCATGCACGAACTGATCGACGTCCTGCCGTTCCTCGGCCTGTTCCGGATCCACAACACCGGGATCGCCTTCTCGATGTTCTCGGGGCTCGACCGGATGCTGCTGATCGGCCTGGCCGTCGCGGTCATGATCTTCGTGGGCTGGCTGGCAGCCCGCACGGATCCGGCGCACGTCCTTGCGCGACTGGGCTTCGCACTGATCCTGTCCGGGGCGTTCTCGAACAACCTGATCGACCGGCTCCTGCTCGGCTACGTCGTGGACTACATCCTGTTCCATACCCCGACATGGTCATTCGCCGTCTTCAACCTGGCCGACGCCTTCATCTCGGTCGGCGCTGGTCTGGTCATCCTCGACGAGGTCATCCTCTGGCGAAGGCACGCCCGGCAAGGCGCCAAGGGACCGGGCCCGGGTGGCGGTTGA
- a CDS encoding integration host factor subunit beta, with product MIKSELVQTIANRNPHLFLRDVENIVNAIFEEITDALAEGNRVELRGFGAFSVKNRPARIGRNPRTGEAVDVEEKWIPFFKTGKELRERLNAEK from the coding sequence ATGATCAAATCCGAGCTTGTGCAGACGATCGCCAATCGTAATCCGCACCTCTTCCTTCGGGACGTCGAAAACATCGTCAACGCCATTTTCGAGGAAATCACCGATGCCCTCGCCGAAGGCAACCGCGTCGAGCTTCGCGGTTTCGGCGCCTTCTCGGTCAAGAATCGCCCCGCGCGCATCGGACGCAACCCGAGGACGGGCGAAGCCGTTGACGTCGAGGAGAAATGGATCCCCTTCTTCAAGACGGGCAAGGAACTGCGCGAACGGCTCAATGCCGAGAAGTGA
- the rpoN gene encoding RNA polymerase factor sigma-54, producing MALSAKLQLRQSQALVMTPQLMQSIRLLQFTHTELERFVDEEIERNPLLERQDAVNDAIEGDRPEAPHDAEGETDWFESGLDASSETLAARLDTSLENVFPDDPGTQDRLGPDLSLTWKSAAGGMGDGSIDFEDMAAAAVTLRDMVDEQIAFAFQRRTDALIARELADALDDTGYMRGDLCEIASRLGVDRDAVDAVLETCQGFDPAGIFARDLRECLALQLRRRDRYDPAMAALIAHLDLLAKRDFAALRRICRVDESDLVDMLGEIRALDPKPGAGFESSIAETVVPDVVVKPAPDGSWTVELNPDTLPRVLVDQAYFAHVSSHTRSPAERDFLSDCMQSANWLTRSLDQRARTILKVTSEIVRQQDGFLVHGIRHLRPLNLKTVADAIQMHESTVSRVTANKYMQTPRGVYELRFFFTASIASAEGGDAHSAQAVRHRIRQMIDEEDASNVLSDDAIVDILRKDGVEIARRTVAKYREGMNIPSSVQRRREKRAMAGMEA from the coding sequence ATGGCGCTCTCGGCGAAGTTGCAGCTTCGACAGTCGCAGGCGCTCGTCATGACGCCGCAGCTGATGCAGTCGATCCGGTTGCTGCAGTTCACGCATACCGAACTCGAGCGGTTCGTGGACGAAGAGATCGAGCGAAACCCGCTGCTCGAGCGCCAGGACGCGGTGAATGACGCGATCGAGGGCGACCGGCCCGAGGCGCCGCACGACGCTGAGGGCGAGACCGACTGGTTTGAATCCGGCCTCGACGCCTCTTCCGAAACCCTCGCCGCCCGGCTCGATACCTCGCTGGAAAACGTCTTCCCCGACGATCCGGGCACGCAGGACCGATTGGGACCCGACTTGTCGCTGACATGGAAGTCGGCGGCAGGTGGCATGGGGGATGGCTCGATCGATTTCGAGGATATGGCCGCCGCCGCCGTTACGCTGCGCGACATGGTCGACGAGCAGATCGCCTTCGCCTTTCAGCGCAGAACGGACGCTCTCATCGCGCGCGAACTCGCCGACGCGCTCGACGACACCGGCTACATGCGCGGCGATCTCTGCGAGATCGCTTCGAGGCTCGGTGTCGACCGTGATGCGGTCGATGCGGTGCTGGAGACCTGCCAGGGCTTCGATCCCGCCGGAATCTTCGCTCGTGACCTGCGCGAGTGCTTGGCGTTGCAGCTTCGTCGCCGTGATCGCTACGATCCCGCCATGGCCGCACTGATCGCCCATCTCGACCTCCTGGCGAAGCGCGATTTCGCTGCATTGCGCCGTATCTGCCGGGTGGACGAAAGCGACCTCGTCGACATGCTTGGCGAGATCCGCGCCCTCGACCCCAAACCCGGCGCCGGCTTCGAATCCAGCATCGCCGAGACCGTTGTTCCGGACGTCGTGGTGAAGCCGGCACCGGACGGGAGCTGGACCGTCGAGCTCAATCCGGACACGCTGCCACGCGTTCTCGTCGATCAGGCCTACTTCGCGCATGTCAGTTCGCACACCAGGAGCCCGGCTGAACGCGATTTCCTCTCCGACTGCATGCAGAGCGCCAACTGGCTGACCCGCAGCCTCGATCAGCGGGCGCGGACCATCCTCAAGGTCACGTCCGAGATCGTGCGCCAGCAGGACGGTTTTCTCGTCCATGGCATCCGGCATTTGAGACCGCTGAACCTCAAGACCGTGGCCGATGCGATCCAGATGCACGAATCGACCGTAAGCCGCGTCACGGCCAACAAATACATGCAGACGCCGCGCGGCGTTTACGAGCTGCGCTTCTTCTTCACGGCGTCGATCGCTTCCGCCGAGGGGGGCGATGCGCATTCCGCTCAGGCGGTGCGCCATCGCATCCGCCAGATGATCGACGAGGAAGATGCGTCCAACGTGCTGTCCGACGACGCCATCGTCGACATCCTGCGCAAGGATGGTGTGGAGATCGCCCGGCGCACGGTGGCCAAGTATCGGGAAGGCATGAACATTCCCTCGTCGGTTCAGCGTCGGCGCGAGAAGCGGGCGATGGCGGGAATGGAGGCCTGA
- a CDS encoding class I SAM-dependent rRNA methyltransferase has translation MKTQRDKRRAQRPRGQSASENPLRDPAPIRNDGQSREETRGGEAEPGSRSAVRRQRRTGTLPAERVPLILEVAPGTDYALIDSGDGEKLEQYGPYRIVRPEGQAVWARALGEAQWADVDAVFTGDTDEEGMGRWRFPKAVLGETWPMKHDGIDYLGRFTSFRHVGVFPEQAPHWRHMETLIREAKRPVKVLNLFGYTGLASLVAARAGAEVTHVDASKKAIGWARENQEMAKLGDRPIRWICEDAMKFVEREDRRGSRYDIILLDPPAYGRGPKGEVWQLFEDLPAMVDLTRAILSDRPLSVVLTAYSIRASFFAIHALMRDAFAGMGGAVESGELVIREKAGGRALSTSLFSRWVAA, from the coding sequence GTGAAGACACAGCGCGACAAGCGCCGCGCACAGCGGCCGCGCGGCCAGAGCGCCTCCGAAAATCCGCTGCGTGACCCGGCGCCGATCCGCAATGACGGACAGTCGCGGGAGGAAACGCGGGGCGGGGAAGCGGAGCCTGGTTCGCGTTCCGCCGTCCGGCGCCAGCGCCGCACGGGAACGCTGCCGGCGGAGCGCGTACCGCTGATCCTCGAGGTCGCCCCCGGAACAGACTACGCGCTGATCGATTCCGGCGACGGCGAGAAACTCGAGCAGTACGGTCCGTACCGCATCGTGCGGCCGGAGGGACAGGCGGTCTGGGCGCGCGCGCTCGGCGAGGCGCAATGGGCAGACGTCGACGCCGTCTTCACGGGCGACACGGACGAGGAAGGCATGGGTCGCTGGCGGTTCCCGAAGGCCGTGCTGGGCGAGACCTGGCCGATGAAGCATGACGGTATCGACTATCTCGGCCGATTCACCTCCTTTCGTCATGTCGGCGTGTTCCCCGAGCAGGCGCCGCACTGGCGCCACATGGAGACGCTGATCAGAGAGGCGAAGCGCCCGGTAAAGGTGCTGAACCTCTTCGGTTATACGGGGCTTGCGTCCCTCGTGGCGGCGCGTGCGGGTGCCGAGGTCACCCATGTCGACGCATCGAAGAAGGCGATCGGCTGGGCTCGCGAGAACCAGGAGATGGCGAAGCTCGGCGACAGGCCGATCCGCTGGATCTGCGAAGACGCGATGAAGTTCGTCGAGCGCGAGGACCGTCGCGGAAGCCGCTACGACATCATCCTGCTCGATCCGCCGGCGTATGGCCGCGGGCCGAAGGGAGAGGTCTGGCAATTGTTCGAGGATCTTCCGGCCATGGTCGATCTCACCCGCGCCATTCTCTCCGACAGGCCACTGTCGGTGGTGCTCACGGCCTACTCCATCCGCGCTTCCTTCTTCGCCATTCATGCGCTGATGCGGGACGCCTTCGCCGGCATGGGCGGCGCCGTGGAATCGGGCGAGCTGGTCATTCGCGAGAAAGCGGGCGGGCGCGCGCTGTCGACCTCGCTGTTCTCTCGATGGGTCGCGGCATGA
- a CDS encoding TrmH family RNA methyltransferase codes for MREGRVGQVKEVTSLANPIVKDIKALALKKFRDQQNAFMAEGLKLVIDALDLGWTIRILVFSKSGLGNASVEKVAARTVAAGGLVLEVNDKVLAAITRRENPQMVVGVFEQRWTALADVKPSGNDVWVALDRVRDPGNLGTAIRTIDAVGARGLVLVGDTTDPFAVETVRATMGSIFAVPVARTDEAAFLSWRKTFRGLVVGTHLKGSVDYRTIDYGGRPVLLMMGNEQQGLPQQLAATCDRLVRIPQAGRADSLNLAVATGVMLYEVRRSALSLETSAP; via the coding sequence ATGCGCGAAGGCCGGGTCGGGCAGGTCAAGGAGGTCACCAGCCTCGCCAATCCGATCGTCAAGGACATCAAGGCGCTCGCCCTGAAGAAGTTCCGCGACCAGCAGAACGCCTTCATGGCGGAGGGGCTGAAGCTCGTCATCGACGCGCTCGACCTCGGCTGGACGATCCGCATCCTCGTCTTCTCGAAATCCGGGCTCGGCAACGCGTCGGTCGAGAAGGTCGCGGCGCGCACGGTCGCGGCGGGCGGATTGGTGCTGGAAGTGAACGACAAGGTGCTCGCCGCGATCACCAGGCGGGAGAATCCGCAGATGGTGGTCGGCGTGTTCGAACAGCGCTGGACGGCGCTGGCAGACGTGAAGCCCTCGGGCAACGACGTCTGGGTGGCGCTCGACCGGGTGCGCGATCCCGGCAATCTGGGAACGGCGATACGGACCATCGACGCCGTCGGAGCCAGGGGCCTCGTCCTCGTCGGCGATACGACCGATCCTTTCGCCGTGGAGACGGTTCGTGCCACGATGGGTTCGATATTTGCGGTGCCGGTGGCGCGGACGGACGAAGCGGCCTTCCTGTCGTGGCGCAAGACCTTTCGCGGGCTCGTCGTCGGCACGCATCTCAAGGGCTCGGTCGACTACCGCACCATCGACTACGGCGGCCGTCCAGTCCTCCTGATGATGGGCAACGAGCAGCAGGGTCTGCCGCAGCAACTGGCGGCGACCTGCGACAGGCTGGTGAGAATCCCGCAGGCAGGCCGCGCGGATTCGCTCAATCTCGCGGTCGCGACGGGCGTGATGCTGTACGAGGTACGGCGCTCGGCTCTGTCACTGGAGACATCTGCTCCATGA